A genomic region of Streptomyces rimosus contains the following coding sequences:
- a CDS encoding methyltransferase domain-containing protein, producing MSTAATATDGTGAPGDQHPAPLQDSGHVHGRSDHSPRYVHGYSEHETRRLTDQAETLAALLHAGTAYPAGSRVLEAGCGVGAQTVHLAASSPGAHITAVDISAASLARARDRLATRPHAATVHWQQADLTDLPYPDASFDHLFVCFVLEHLPDPAQALTGLRRVLRPGGSITVIEGDHGSAFFHPDSAHARAAIGHQVRLQAAAGGNALLGREVQPLLTAAGYADVTVRPRTVYADATRPGLVDGFTRNTFIAMVASVRDDALAAGLTTEAEWDRGIRDLRRTAEEGGTFHYTFFKGTAVNPAG from the coding sequence ATGAGTACAGCAGCTACGGCGACGGACGGGACCGGCGCCCCCGGGGACCAGCACCCGGCCCCGCTCCAGGACTCCGGTCACGTACACGGCCGTTCGGACCACAGCCCCCGTTACGTACACGGTTATTCGGAGCACGAGACCCGGCGGCTCACCGACCAGGCGGAGACCCTGGCGGCGCTCCTGCACGCGGGCACGGCATACCCGGCGGGCAGCCGGGTCCTGGAGGCAGGGTGCGGGGTCGGCGCCCAGACGGTGCACCTTGCCGCGTCCAGCCCGGGGGCGCACATCACCGCGGTCGACATCTCCGCAGCGTCGCTGGCCCGGGCCCGCGACCGCCTCGCCACACGGCCGCACGCCGCGACGGTGCACTGGCAGCAGGCCGACCTGACCGACCTCCCGTACCCCGACGCCTCCTTCGACCACCTCTTCGTCTGCTTCGTCCTGGAGCACCTGCCCGACCCCGCGCAGGCACTGACGGGCCTGCGGCGCGTGCTGCGGCCGGGCGGCAGCATCACCGTGATCGAAGGGGACCACGGGTCGGCGTTCTTCCACCCCGACAGCGCACACGCCCGCGCGGCCATCGGCCACCAGGTCCGGTTGCAGGCGGCGGCCGGCGGCAACGCGCTGCTCGGCCGGGAGGTGCAGCCCCTGCTGACCGCCGCCGGGTACGCGGACGTCACCGTACGGCCGCGCACGGTCTACGCCGACGCGACCCGGCCCGGCCTGGTCGACGGCTTCACCCGCAACACGTTCATCGCGATGGTCGCGTCCGTACGGGACGACGCCCTGGCCGCCGGGCTGACGACCGAGGCCGAATGGGACCGGGGCATCCGCGATCTACGGCGTACGGCGGAGGAGGGCGGCACGTTCCACTACACGTTCTTCAAGGGAACGGCCGTCAATCCGGCGGGGTGA
- a CDS encoding CpXC domain-containing protein: MTTTTAGAMTTTLTGPVLFKAACPDCRGSFELSSDALRLAIGATRRTTFYSFTCPDCGSAVRKPAGERIVELLTGGGVRTLRVHRG, from the coding sequence ATGACGACGACCACGGCGGGCGCGATGACCACGACCCTGACCGGCCCGGTGCTCTTCAAGGCGGCCTGCCCCGACTGCCGCGGCAGCTTCGAGCTCTCCTCGGACGCCCTCCGCCTGGCCATCGGCGCCACCCGCCGCACCACGTTCTACTCCTTCACCTGCCCGGACTGCGGCAGCGCCGTCCGCAAGCCGGCGGGGGAGCGGATCGTCGAACTGCTCACGGGGGGCGGGGTGCGGACGTTGCGGGTGCACCGTGGGTGA
- a CDS encoding DEAD/DEAH box helicase — protein sequence MTEDMSPAERYAAAKLRAAEQATALAPFREMYDFALDPFQIDACKALEAGKGVLVAAPTGSGKTIVGEFAVHLALEQGRKCFYTTPIKALSNQKYQDLVRRHGADRVGLLTGDNSVNSEAPVVVMTTEVLRNMLYAGSRSLAGLGYVVMDEVHYLSDRFRGAVWEEVIIHLPESVTLVSLSATVSNAEEFGAWLDTVRGDTEVIVSEHRPVPLWQHVLAGRRMYDLFEEREGQGKGKAGRREVNPDLERLARLENSRPTFGRDKRRGRNQREADRERERRQRSRIWTPGRAEVIDRLDQEGLLPAITFIFSRAGCESAVQQCLYSGLRLNDQEGRARVRAIVEERTAGIPDEDLHVLGYYEWLEGLERGIAAHHAGMLPTFKEVVEELFLKGLVKAVFATETLALGINMPARSVVLEKLVKWNGEQHADITPGEYTQLTGRAGRRGIDVEGHAVVLWQRGMDPGALAGLAGTRTYPLRSSFKPSYNMAVNLVSQFGRHRSRELLEMSFAQFQADKSVVGISRQVQRNEEGLDGYKESMTCHLGDFEEYARLRRQLKDRETELAKQGAAQRRAAAAAALEKLRPGDVIHVPTGKYAGLALVLDPGMPSGRTNGHRGHDAHDGPRPLVLTAERQVKRLASIDFPVPVAPLDRMRIPRTFNARSPQSRRDLASALRTKAGHIAPERHRKQRATAADDREIARLRTEIRAHPCHGCDEREDHARWAERYHRLLRDTRQLERRIEGRTNTIARTFDRICGLLTELGYLEGDTVTDEGRRLARLYGELDLLASECLRAGVWNGLGPAELAACASALVYESRQADDAVAPKLPSGKARDALSEMVRIWGRLDALEEDHKINQAEGVGQREPDLGFAWAAYRWASGFGLDEVLREAEMPAGDFVRWCKQLIDILGQLAAAAPPEVARNARKAVDAVLRGVVAYSSVG from the coding sequence ATGACCGAGGACATGTCCCCTGCTGAGCGCTACGCCGCCGCCAAGCTGCGGGCGGCGGAGCAGGCCACCGCACTCGCCCCCTTCCGTGAGATGTACGACTTCGCGCTGGATCCGTTCCAGATCGACGCGTGCAAGGCTCTGGAGGCCGGGAAGGGAGTGCTGGTCGCGGCCCCGACCGGATCCGGCAAGACGATCGTGGGCGAGTTCGCCGTCCACCTGGCCCTGGAGCAGGGCCGCAAATGCTTTTACACGACGCCCATCAAGGCGCTGTCCAACCAGAAGTACCAGGACCTGGTGCGGCGCCACGGCGCGGACCGGGTCGGGCTGCTGACGGGTGACAACAGCGTCAACTCCGAGGCGCCGGTGGTCGTGATGACCACCGAGGTGCTGCGGAACATGCTGTACGCGGGCTCCCGGTCGCTGGCCGGCCTCGGCTATGTGGTCATGGACGAGGTGCACTATCTGTCCGACCGCTTCCGGGGCGCCGTCTGGGAAGAGGTGATCATTCACCTGCCCGAGTCGGTCACCCTGGTCTCGCTGTCCGCGACGGTCTCGAACGCCGAGGAGTTTGGCGCCTGGCTGGACACCGTACGCGGCGACACGGAAGTGATCGTCTCCGAGCACCGCCCGGTGCCGCTGTGGCAGCACGTCCTCGCCGGGCGCCGGATGTACGACCTCTTCGAGGAGCGCGAGGGCCAGGGGAAGGGCAAGGCCGGGCGCCGCGAGGTCAACCCGGATCTGGAGCGGCTGGCCCGGCTGGAGAACAGCCGCCCGACGTTCGGCCGCGACAAGCGCCGGGGCCGCAACCAGCGCGAGGCGGACCGGGAGCGCGAGCGGCGCCAGCGCAGCCGTATCTGGACCCCGGGCCGCGCCGAGGTGATCGACCGGCTGGACCAGGAGGGCCTGCTGCCGGCGATCACGTTCATCTTCAGCCGGGCCGGGTGCGAGTCCGCCGTGCAGCAGTGCCTGTATTCGGGCCTGCGGCTCAACGACCAGGAGGGCCGGGCCAGGGTCCGCGCCATCGTGGAGGAGCGGACGGCCGGCATCCCCGACGAGGACCTGCATGTTCTCGGCTACTACGAGTGGCTGGAGGGGCTGGAGCGGGGGATCGCCGCGCACCACGCGGGCATGCTGCCGACCTTCAAGGAGGTCGTCGAGGAGCTGTTCCTGAAGGGGCTGGTCAAGGCCGTCTTCGCGACGGAGACGCTGGCGCTGGGCATCAACATGCCCGCGCGTTCGGTGGTGCTGGAAAAGCTCGTCAAGTGGAACGGCGAGCAGCACGCCGACATCACCCCCGGCGAGTACACCCAGCTCACCGGCCGTGCCGGGCGCCGCGGTATCGACGTCGAGGGCCATGCGGTGGTGCTGTGGCAGCGCGGCATGGACCCGGGCGCCCTGGCGGGCCTCGCCGGTACGCGTACGTATCCGCTGCGCTCGTCCTTCAAGCCGTCGTACAACATGGCGGTCAACCTCGTCTCGCAGTTCGGGCGGCACCGCTCGCGCGAACTGCTGGAGATGTCGTTCGCGCAGTTCCAGGCGGACAAGTCGGTGGTCGGGATCTCCCGGCAGGTGCAGCGCAACGAGGAGGGCCTGGACGGCTACAAGGAGTCCATGACCTGCCACCTCGGCGACTTCGAGGAGTATGCGCGGCTGCGCCGGCAGCTCAAGGACCGCGAGACGGAGCTGGCCAAGCAGGGCGCGGCGCAGCGCCGGGCCGCCGCCGCTGCCGCGCTGGAGAAGCTGCGGCCGGGCGACGTCATCCACGTACCGACGGGGAAGTACGCGGGCCTGGCGCTGGTGCTGGACCCGGGCATGCCGTCCGGGCGGACCAACGGGCACCGCGGCCATGACGCGCACGACGGGCCCCGCCCGCTGGTGCTGACCGCCGAGCGGCAGGTCAAGCGGCTGGCGTCGATCGACTTCCCGGTGCCGGTGGCGCCGCTGGACCGGATGCGCATCCCCCGGACGTTCAATGCGCGCAGCCCGCAGTCGCGCCGCGACCTGGCGTCCGCGCTGCGCACGAAGGCCGGGCACATCGCGCCGGAGCGGCACCGCAAGCAGCGGGCGACGGCGGCCGACGACCGCGAGATCGCGCGGCTGCGCACGGAGATCCGCGCGCATCCCTGCCACGGCTGCGACGAGCGCGAGGACCACGCGCGCTGGGCCGAGCGCTACCACCGGCTGCTGCGGGACACCCGGCAGCTGGAGCGCCGTATCGAAGGCCGTACGAACACCATCGCGCGCACCTTCGACCGGATCTGCGGTCTGCTGACCGAACTCGGCTATCTGGAAGGCGACACGGTCACGGACGAGGGCCGGCGGCTGGCGCGGCTCTACGGCGAACTGGACCTGCTGGCGAGCGAATGCCTGCGCGCCGGCGTCTGGAACGGACTGGGCCCCGCCGAACTGGCCGCCTGCGCTTCGGCGTTGGTCTACGAGTCGCGCCAGGCGGACGACGCGGTGGCGCCGAAGCTGCCGTCGGGCAAGGCGCGGGACGCGCTCAGCGAGATGGTGCGGATCTGGGGCCGGCTGGACGCCCTGGAGGAGGATCACAAGATCAACCAGGCGGAGGGCGTCGGCCAGCGCGAGCCTGACCTCGGCTTCGCCTGGGCCGCGTACCGCTGGGCCTCCGGCTTCGGCCTGGACGAGGTGCTGCGCGAGGCGGAGATGCCGGCCGGTGACTTCGTGCGCTGGTGCAAGCAGCTGATCGACATCCTCGGCCAGCTCGCCGCCGCCGCACCGCCGGAGGTGGCGCGCAACGCCCGCAAGGCCGTGGACGCGGTGCTGCGCGGCGTGGTGGCGTACTCGTCGGTGGGGTGA
- the tatC gene encoding twin-arginine translocase subunit TatC, with amino-acid sequence MPLAEHLRELRNRLLKSVLAIGVVTVVAMLYYKDIAQFITGPVIDSVGCPRGTPAGTPTPGHPCAEVTAQGMLAPFTILLKVSLTTGVVVASPVWLYQLWAFLAPGLHSTEKKYALSFVAAGVPLFLGGAYLAYAVLPTTAAALVGLTPDNWSNLFPADEFLDIVTRMVVVFGLGFELPLLLVLLNFGGVITGRRVLSWWRFMVLGITIFAAIATPTGDPLTMGLVAAPIVVLYFGAVGICLFNDRRRRRANPDRELSDDEASELDLTPEAITGSEPVSGSRMLPGQVNGDGHGEGTPRRNGFDDVT; translated from the coding sequence ATGCCGCTCGCGGAGCATCTGCGTGAGCTGCGCAACCGGCTGCTGAAGTCGGTACTGGCGATCGGCGTGGTCACCGTCGTGGCCATGCTCTATTACAAGGACATCGCCCAGTTCATCACCGGCCCGGTCATCGACTCCGTCGGCTGTCCGCGCGGTACGCCCGCGGGCACCCCGACGCCGGGCCACCCCTGCGCGGAGGTCACGGCGCAGGGCATGCTGGCGCCTTTCACGATCCTGCTCAAGGTGTCGCTCACCACGGGCGTCGTGGTCGCCAGCCCGGTGTGGCTCTACCAGCTCTGGGCGTTCCTCGCGCCCGGTCTGCACAGCACCGAGAAGAAGTACGCCCTCAGCTTCGTGGCGGCGGGTGTCCCGCTGTTCCTCGGTGGCGCCTACCTCGCGTACGCGGTGCTGCCGACCACGGCCGCCGCGCTGGTCGGTCTGACCCCCGACAACTGGTCCAACCTCTTCCCGGCGGACGAGTTCCTGGACATCGTCACGCGCATGGTCGTCGTCTTCGGCCTGGGCTTCGAGCTGCCGCTGCTGCTCGTCCTGCTGAACTTCGGCGGCGTGATCACCGGGCGGCGGGTGCTGAGCTGGTGGCGCTTCATGGTGCTGGGCATCACGATCTTCGCCGCGATCGCCACGCCCACCGGCGACCCGCTGACCATGGGCCTGGTGGCCGCCCCGATCGTGGTCCTCTACTTCGGCGCCGTGGGGATCTGCCTGTTCAACGACCGCCGTCGCCGGCGCGCCAACCCCGACCGCGAACTGAGCGACGACGAGGCATCCGAGCTCGACCTGACCCCCGAGGCCATCACCGGCTCCGAGCCCGTGTCCGGCAGCCGGATGCTGCCGGGGCAGGTCAACGGTGACGGGCATGGCGAGGGGACGCCGCGGCGGAACGGGTTCGACGATGTGACCTGA
- the tatA gene encoding Sec-independent protein translocase subunit TatA, with protein MLSNLRAPEIILILVVIVLLFGAKKLPDMARSLGKSARILKSEAKAMKKDGGEGEAPGKDASADSQAAPRTIQAAPGDVNSSRPVAEPNRTTQS; from the coding sequence ATGCTCAGCAACCTCAGGGCCCCCGAGATCATTCTGATCCTCGTCGTCATTGTGCTGCTGTTCGGCGCGAAGAAGCTCCCGGACATGGCACGTTCGCTCGGCAAGTCGGCCCGCATCCTCAAGAGCGAGGCCAAGGCGATGAAGAAGGACGGCGGCGAGGGCGAGGCCCCCGGCAAGGACGCCTCCGCCGACTCCCAGGCCGCCCCGCGGACGATCCAGGCAGCCCCGGGCGACGTGAACAGCTCGCGCCCCGTCGCCGAGCCGAACCGCACCACCCAGAGCTGA